Proteins encoded together in one Rubripirellula reticaptiva window:
- a CDS encoding DUF1501 domain-containing protein: MIENLTNETLVSRRNILASASSTLGGAALASLMNPASAVAAPARAGLPHFAPRAKRVIYLFQSGGPPQHDMFDYKPHLETVHGEETPESVFGDQRLTGMSSGQASFPVAKSIFKFAQHGESGTWVSEVMPHTAKIVDDICVMKSVHTDAINHDPAITFLQTGFQIAGRPSIGAWMSYGLGSENENLPAFVAMMSGNGGQPLYDRLWGSGFLPSEHQGVRFRSGKDPVLYLNNPPGFSAKLRRATLDHLSRLNQLRADEVGDPEIAARVAQYEMAFRMQTSVPDLTDVSDEPNSTFELYGEDARKPGTYAHNALIARRLSERGVRFVQLFHRGWDTHGGLPKQLRARCKETDQATAALVTDLRNRGMLDDTLVVWGGEFGRTVYCQGDLKAANYGRDHHPRCFTMWMAGGGIKPGISYGSTDDYGYNVVDGPLSVHDLHATILNQLGVNHERLTFKFQGRHYRLTDVHGEVVKELLS, encoded by the coding sequence GTGATTGAAAATTTGACGAACGAGACTTTAGTCAGCCGTCGTAATATTCTGGCGTCAGCTTCGTCGACACTCGGTGGTGCTGCGCTGGCATCGTTGATGAACCCTGCTTCGGCGGTAGCCGCGCCGGCAAGAGCGGGTTTGCCACATTTTGCACCACGGGCCAAACGAGTCATCTATCTATTCCAATCCGGTGGCCCGCCGCAGCATGACATGTTCGACTACAAGCCGCATTTGGAAACGGTTCACGGCGAAGAAACACCTGAGTCCGTCTTTGGTGACCAGCGGTTGACAGGAATGTCGTCGGGGCAAGCTTCTTTTCCGGTGGCAAAATCGATCTTCAAGTTTGCTCAGCATGGTGAGAGCGGCACCTGGGTCAGTGAAGTGATGCCGCATACGGCAAAGATTGTTGATGACATCTGTGTCATGAAGTCCGTTCACACCGACGCGATCAATCACGACCCTGCGATTACTTTTCTGCAAACGGGATTTCAAATCGCCGGCCGGCCCAGCATCGGTGCTTGGATGAGCTACGGCTTGGGCAGCGAGAACGAAAACCTTCCTGCATTCGTCGCCATGATGTCAGGCAACGGTGGCCAGCCGCTGTACGACCGTCTTTGGGGTAGTGGATTTCTGCCATCGGAACACCAAGGCGTTCGGTTTCGAAGCGGCAAAGATCCCGTTTTGTACCTGAACAACCCGCCGGGATTCAGCGCAAAGCTGCGGCGCGCAACACTTGACCATCTGTCGCGATTGAATCAGCTCCGCGCCGACGAGGTCGGTGACCCGGAAATCGCGGCCAGAGTCGCGCAGTACGAGATGGCCTTTCGGATGCAGACTTCCGTTCCCGATCTGACAGACGTTTCGGATGAACCCAATAGCACTTTTGAGCTTTACGGCGAGGACGCGCGGAAGCCCGGCACGTACGCGCACAACGCTTTGATTGCTCGGCGGCTTAGTGAACGGGGCGTTCGTTTCGTACAACTGTTTCATCGGGGCTGGGACACCCACGGCGGGCTGCCGAAGCAGTTGCGAGCCAGGTGCAAAGAAACCGACCAGGCGACCGCCGCGCTGGTAACGGACTTGCGGAACCGCGGAATGCTGGATGATACGTTGGTTGTTTGGGGCGGTGAATTTGGACGAACCGTTTATTGCCAAGGCGATTTGAAAGCTGCCAATTACGGCCGCGATCACCACCCACGCTGTTTTACGATGTGGATGGCCGGTGGTGGAATCAAGCCCGGCATATCGTACGGTTCGACCGATGACTACGGATACAATGTGGTCGACGGCCCGCTGAGTGTGCATGATTTGCACGCGACAATTCTGAATCAATTGGGCGTCAACCACGAAAGGCTGACGTTCAAATTCCAAGGGCGTCACTATCGTCTGACCGACGTTCACGGCGAAGTCGTCAAGGAACTACTCAGTTGA
- a CDS encoding DUF1553 domain-containing protein produces MTVNHGQNFAYALPIAEKVKPMKFSQNGVRYLATCVCLTMTIAANGLAEDLQFNRDIRPLFSDTCFKCHGPDAKTREAGLRLDQLEAAVEDLGGYAAIVPGHPDDSEALKRIESDDPDLMMPPPESGLILSDSDKQTLRQWIAEGAVYQSHWAFEPIQRPDPPAEFAQHTPLDAFVLDRLKQANLDPLGPAQPTTLLRRVSLDLTGFPPTIQQSQRFVLEVETQGLDDAYRRAVDRLLQSPRFGEHMTWLWIEAARYADTDGYQNDGPREMWRWRDWVIDAYNSNLSFDQFTIKQLAGDLLPNPSEQDLIATAFNRNNRYNSEEGIPIDEFLLENAVDRVDTTATVWMAATVGCARCHDHKYDPFSQREYYQLIDFFNDVDESGRAIKYGNSEPWIKTPTDDDQKRLSELQHNVARCAKRLLDAESEIALAQQSWQTPAELDTAVSIVSNGLDHFFGFDGPDARVSEKQGKSKVVTIKQAIKPVADPADLSAPKVLASQVGAPDQASGVATLSGDNHYDIGKIPGLIGNGRFSIAFWFSPDQVDSGAVLSNEQSTTQRSGNLVEFVDGHLQWSIIHRWISGVSAIQTTRTFEPGQWTHMTLTNDGTQRARGMEIYVDGVPQPVEVIRNTNSNTAKRDYGAAMNIGYSKTAGTWKGKVDQLRFYTSRTLSQAEAELLAVAESVKTIGRMPNVDRSESQTRKMRAAYLQNTKVDQHRRLLFEMRKAESALTEFSDSLPTTMIMQDLPEGRPSFVRTRGVYDQLGEAAPAGVPAVFPPLQQPADRLAFAKWLVDGKHPLTARVMVNRYWQMLFGRGLVNTPEDFGSQGELPSHPELLDWLASEFVDSGWDVKALLKTIVTSDTYRRSSKVGEQHLQYDPGNVFYARSSRKRLSGNVLRDQALQVSGLLVEKVGGPSVYPYQPDGLWSEASNFKYTPGKGSDLYRRSLYTYWKRTLSPPNMALLDTADREWCSIKLRQTNTPLQALTLMNDVTFAEAARKFGELVLESAGNDRDRIKFAFHSLLCRAPTDAEQGVLLAAWESYRREFLASPDLADKVVSIGQSESRDAFDQVERAAATALANVLLNLEEATTRD; encoded by the coding sequence ATGACAGTCAATCACGGACAGAACTTTGCCTACGCATTGCCTATCGCAGAGAAGGTCAAGCCAATGAAGTTTTCACAAAACGGTGTTCGGTATCTCGCGACGTGTGTCTGTCTGACGATGACGATCGCGGCCAATGGCTTGGCTGAGGATTTGCAGTTTAATCGTGACATCCGTCCGCTGTTTTCCGACACTTGCTTCAAATGCCATGGTCCCGATGCCAAGACACGCGAGGCCGGACTGCGTTTGGATCAGCTTGAGGCAGCGGTCGAGGACTTGGGGGGTTACGCCGCGATCGTGCCGGGGCATCCGGACGATAGCGAAGCCCTGAAACGAATCGAAAGCGATGATCCCGACCTAATGATGCCGCCACCGGAATCGGGTCTGATTCTCAGCGATAGCGACAAGCAAACTCTTCGCCAATGGATCGCCGAAGGTGCCGTGTATCAGTCGCACTGGGCATTCGAACCGATCCAGCGTCCCGATCCGCCAGCCGAATTTGCTCAACACACTCCGCTTGATGCGTTCGTGCTTGATCGACTGAAACAGGCGAACTTGGATCCGCTTGGTCCTGCCCAGCCGACCACTTTGTTGCGACGTGTTTCGCTTGACCTAACCGGGTTTCCGCCAACGATCCAGCAGTCGCAGCGATTTGTGCTAGAAGTCGAAACGCAAGGCCTGGACGATGCGTACCGCCGCGCTGTCGATCGACTTTTGCAGTCGCCACGCTTTGGCGAGCACATGACATGGCTATGGATCGAAGCGGCGCGGTACGCCGACACCGACGGCTATCAAAATGATGGGCCACGCGAGATGTGGCGGTGGCGTGATTGGGTGATCGACGCTTACAACAGCAACCTGTCGTTCGATCAGTTCACGATCAAACAACTCGCTGGCGATCTATTGCCCAACCCAAGTGAGCAAGATTTGATTGCAACCGCGTTCAATCGCAACAATCGATACAACTCGGAGGAAGGCATTCCGATCGACGAGTTCTTGCTAGAGAACGCGGTCGATCGTGTCGACACGACCGCGACCGTTTGGATGGCGGCAACGGTTGGCTGCGCGAGATGTCACGACCACAAGTACGATCCGTTTAGTCAGCGCGAGTATTACCAACTGATCGACTTTTTTAACGACGTAGATGAAAGTGGACGTGCGATCAAATACGGTAATTCGGAACCTTGGATCAAGACGCCGACCGACGATGACCAAAAGCGGCTGAGCGAATTGCAGCACAACGTTGCCCGTTGTGCGAAGCGACTGTTGGATGCCGAATCCGAGATTGCGCTTGCTCAGCAATCTTGGCAGACGCCGGCCGAACTCGACACAGCGGTATCGATTGTCAGCAACGGACTTGATCATTTCTTCGGTTTTGATGGTCCCGATGCGCGTGTGAGCGAGAAGCAGGGCAAGTCGAAGGTCGTTACCATCAAGCAAGCAATCAAACCCGTCGCTGATCCGGCCGACTTGTCGGCTCCAAAGGTTCTGGCAAGCCAGGTCGGGGCACCAGACCAGGCGAGCGGCGTTGCGACTTTGTCGGGTGATAACCACTATGATATTGGCAAAATTCCAGGTTTGATCGGTAATGGACGGTTCTCGATTGCATTCTGGTTCTCGCCCGACCAGGTCGATTCAGGCGCGGTGCTTTCCAATGAGCAATCCACAACGCAGCGATCGGGTAACCTGGTCGAGTTCGTTGACGGACATTTACAGTGGAGCATCATTCACCGCTGGATTTCAGGCGTCTCGGCCATTCAAACGACTCGGACCTTCGAGCCTGGCCAGTGGACGCATATGACACTGACCAACGACGGCACCCAGCGTGCCCGCGGCATGGAAATTTATGTCGATGGTGTGCCACAACCTGTGGAAGTCATTCGGAATACCAACAGCAACACAGCCAAGCGGGACTACGGTGCCGCCATGAATATCGGTTACAGCAAAACCGCGGGGACATGGAAAGGGAAAGTCGACCAGCTTCGGTTTTACACATCACGCACGTTGTCGCAAGCTGAAGCTGAGTTGTTAGCGGTCGCCGAATCTGTCAAAACGATTGGTCGGATGCCAAACGTCGATCGCAGTGAAAGCCAAACGCGGAAGATGCGAGCGGCGTATCTTCAAAACACAAAAGTGGATCAACATCGCCGGTTGCTTTTCGAGATGCGAAAAGCAGAGTCGGCATTGACTGAATTCTCGGACTCACTTCCCACCACAATGATCATGCAGGACCTTCCCGAGGGTCGGCCGTCGTTCGTGCGGACTCGGGGCGTCTACGATCAGTTAGGAGAGGCTGCACCGGCAGGTGTGCCCGCGGTCTTTCCGCCGCTGCAACAGCCTGCGGATCGGTTGGCGTTTGCAAAATGGTTGGTGGATGGGAAGCATCCCCTGACCGCTCGCGTGATGGTCAATCGATATTGGCAGATGCTCTTCGGACGAGGACTCGTCAATACGCCCGAGGACTTTGGTTCGCAGGGTGAACTGCCTTCGCACCCCGAGTTGCTGGACTGGTTGGCGTCAGAGTTCGTTGATAGCGGCTGGGATGTCAAGGCGTTACTGAAGACGATCGTCACAAGCGATACGTATCGTCGCAGTTCTAAAGTGGGCGAGCAACATCTTCAGTATGATCCTGGTAACGTTTTTTATGCACGGTCGTCGCGAAAGCGGTTATCTGGAAATGTGCTGCGAGATCAAGCGTTGCAGGTGTCCGGGTTGTTGGTCGAAAAGGTTGGCGGGCCGAGCGTTTATCCCTATCAGCCGGACGGTTTGTGGAGCGAAGCAAGCAACTTCAAGTACACGCCCGGCAAGGGAAGCGATTTGTACCGGCGCAGTCTCTATACCTACTGGAAGCGAACCCTTTCGCCACCAAACATGGCGCTGTTGGACACCGCCGATCGCGAATGGTGTTCCATCAAACTTCGCCAAACCAATACTCCGTTGCAGGCTCTGACGTTGATGAACGATGTTACGTTTGCAGAGGCGGCAAGAAAGTTTGGTGAGCTGGTTCTTGAAAGTGCCGGCAATGATCGTGACCGCATCAAATTTGCATTTCACAGTTTGCTGTGTCGAGCTCCCACCGACGCAGAGCAAGGCGTCTTACTTGCCGCATGGGAAAGCTATCGACGTGAGTTTCTAGCATCACCCGATCTTGCCGACAAAGTCGTCTCGATTGGCCAGTCGGAATCACGCGATGCCTTTGACCAGGTCGAGCGCGCCGCGGCGACCGCGCTTGCAAACGTTCTGTTAAATCTAGAAGAGGCAACGACCCGTGATTGA